A section of the Paenibacillus odorifer genome encodes:
- a CDS encoding tripeptidase T: MISQDRLIQEFMELVQVDSETRNERQIADVLKSKFNALGLEVLEDDSQERTGHGAGNLFITWPAENGGAAPKLLFTCHMDTVVPGQNIKPTLGSDGWITSDGTTILGADDKAGLAALFEAIRVIQEQKLPHGQIQFVITAGEESGLLGARSMDPSNLDADFGFALDSNGEVGAIAVAAPTQAKITMQIFGKSAHAGVNPEDGISAIQVASKAIAAMKLGRIDNETTANIGKFAGGGPTNVVCDHVQLDAEARSIVQEKVGDQIASMREALETTVREYGAECEFRSEIIYPAFSFNEHDAVVQLAQRAITSMGLTPRLFHSGGGSDANVFNGLDVPTVNLAVGYEHIHTTKERIKAEDIVKVAELVVNIVKESAKG; this comes from the coding sequence GTGATTTCACAAGACCGATTGATTCAGGAGTTTATGGAACTTGTCCAAGTTGATAGCGAAACAAGAAATGAACGGCAGATTGCCGATGTCCTTAAGAGTAAGTTTAACGCACTGGGTTTAGAAGTGCTCGAAGACGATTCCCAGGAAAGAACCGGACATGGAGCAGGTAATCTATTCATTACCTGGCCAGCTGAGAATGGAGGAGCTGCTCCAAAGCTTCTGTTCACTTGCCATATGGATACGGTTGTTCCCGGACAAAATATCAAGCCTACACTTGGTTCAGATGGATGGATTACAAGTGATGGCACTACGATTCTTGGAGCCGATGACAAAGCAGGGCTTGCTGCGTTGTTCGAAGCCATTCGTGTTATCCAAGAGCAAAAGCTTCCGCATGGTCAGATTCAATTCGTGATTACAGCGGGTGAAGAATCTGGATTGCTGGGCGCACGTTCGATGGATCCAAGTAACTTGGATGCTGACTTCGGCTTTGCACTTGATTCCAATGGTGAAGTTGGAGCGATTGCGGTGGCAGCACCGACACAGGCTAAAATCACGATGCAAATCTTTGGGAAATCGGCTCATGCTGGCGTGAACCCTGAGGACGGCATCAGCGCAATTCAAGTCGCTAGCAAAGCGATTGCAGCCATGAAGCTGGGTCGTATTGATAATGAAACCACAGCGAATATTGGAAAGTTCGCTGGCGGCGGCCCAACGAATGTAGTGTGTGATCACGTTCAGTTGGATGCAGAAGCACGCAGTATTGTGCAGGAGAAGGTTGGCGATCAAATCGCTTCGATGCGCGAAGCGCTCGAGACAACTGTGCGGGAATACGGCGCAGAATGCGAATTCCGCAGTGAAATCATCTACCCTGCTTTTAGCTTTAATGAGCATGATGCAGTAGTGCAGCTTGCACAGCGGGCCATTACTTCTATGGGGCTTACTCCACGTCTGTTCCACTCTGGCGGAGGTAGTGACGCTAATGTATTCAACGGTCTAGATGTTCCGACTGTTAACCTTGCAGTGGGTTATGAACATATCCATACTACCAAGGAACGGATTAAAGCCGAAGATATCGTTAAAGTGGCTGAACTCGTTGTGAATATTGTAAAAGAGAGCGCAAAGGGCTAA
- the spoIIM gene encoding stage II sporulation protein M, which produces MRNLRLMMKEQTPLYIFVGVLFLVGVVFGALIVSALTMDQQQELGDYLGNFFVTVDQQGLPAAPDSYWSIAALNLKWIGLIWILGLSVIGLPGILILDFLKGVLIGFTVGCLVSQYSWHGMLFALVSVAPHNLVLIPVLLVSSAAAIAFSLQMIRSRVMGQRRTPVTRPFTMYTILSFVMALLILGISCFETWVTPTMMRWVTPSLVQAVTTLTVQ; this is translated from the coding sequence ATGCGTAATTTACGGCTGATGATGAAGGAACAGACGCCTCTGTATATTTTTGTCGGCGTATTATTTCTGGTAGGTGTTGTATTTGGAGCTCTTATCGTTAGTGCGCTTACGATGGATCAGCAGCAGGAGCTGGGGGATTATCTGGGGAATTTCTTTGTTACGGTTGATCAGCAAGGTCTGCCAGCCGCACCTGATTCGTACTGGAGTATAGCAGCCTTGAATCTGAAATGGATCGGACTGATCTGGATTCTTGGGTTGTCGGTCATTGGGCTGCCGGGAATTTTGATTCTTGATTTTTTAAAAGGGGTACTGATCGGTTTTACGGTTGGCTGTTTGGTCAGTCAATATTCTTGGCATGGGATGTTGTTCGCGTTAGTTTCTGTGGCTCCACATAATCTGGTGCTGATCCCTGTGCTGCTGGTTAGCAGTGCAGCTGCGATAGCTTTTTCCTTGCAGATGATCCGCAGCCGGGTGATGGGACAACGCCGGACGCCAGTGACTCGTCCTTTTACCATGTACACTATATTGTCATTTGTGATGGCGCTTTTGATCCTGGGTATTTCATGTTTTGAGACCTGGGTTACACCAACCATGATGCGTTGGGTCACGCCTTCACTTGTACAAGCGGTGACGACCTTGACTGTGCAGTAA
- a CDS encoding Fur family transcriptional regulator: MEARIDKIKQQLQSQGYKLTPQREATLRVLLENEEDHLSAEDVFMLVKEKAPEIGLATVYRTLELLSELHVVEKINFGDGVARYDLRTDTAKHHHHHLICVQCGSMDEIREDWLGPLEERLEKEFNFTVLDHRLDFHGICYRCTDKNNTDGNPS, from the coding sequence GTGGAAGCACGGATAGACAAGATTAAGCAACAGTTACAATCCCAAGGATACAAGCTTACACCCCAACGGGAAGCGACCTTAAGAGTGCTGCTGGAGAATGAGGAAGATCATCTTAGCGCGGAAGACGTATTTATGCTCGTGAAGGAGAAAGCTCCCGAGATCGGTCTTGCGACTGTGTATCGTACCCTCGAACTTCTCAGTGAGCTACATGTCGTAGAAAAGATCAATTTCGGCGACGGTGTAGCCCGGTATGATTTGCGAACAGATACTGCGAAGCATCATCATCATCACTTAATTTGTGTGCAATGCGGCAGTATGGATGAGATTCGCGAGGATTGGCTCGGTCCGCTGGAAGAGCGACTGGAGAAAGAGTTTAATTTCACAGTGCTTGATCATAGACTTGATTTCCATGGGATTTGCTACCGCTGTACTGATAAGAACAATACAGACGGAAATCCATCCTAA
- a CDS encoding NUDIX hydrolase gives MGEQHLHSKPELDEVTLSTQPVFDGKIISLQVDTVRLPDGNTATREVVKHPGAVAVLALNNNKMLVVEQYRQPMQRTEVEIPAGKLDKGEDPLVAAGRELQEETGFHSGDLKLLKSFYTSPGFADEIIHLYVTTNAQPGDMSLDEDEFLEVSELTLEEAYQYMADGRIADAKTMMAVYAWHLYTLTGQWN, from the coding sequence ATGGGAGAACAACATTTGCACAGCAAACCCGAGCTTGATGAAGTGACATTGTCTACACAGCCTGTTTTTGATGGGAAGATTATATCTTTGCAGGTGGACACAGTGAGACTGCCTGATGGAAATACTGCGACACGTGAAGTTGTGAAGCATCCCGGCGCTGTAGCGGTGCTTGCTTTAAACAACAACAAAATGCTTGTTGTAGAGCAATACCGTCAGCCCATGCAACGCACTGAGGTAGAAATTCCGGCTGGGAAGCTGGATAAAGGTGAAGATCCATTAGTTGCGGCTGGTCGTGAACTTCAGGAAGAGACTGGATTTCACAGTGGAGATCTGAAATTGCTTAAATCCTTCTATACTTCTCCCGGCTTCGCCGATGAGATTATTCATTTGTATGTGACTACTAACGCTCAACCAGGGGACATGTCACTGGACGAGGACGAATTCCTAGAGGTTTCGGAGCTTACCTTGGAGGAAGCGTATCAATATATGGCTGACGGGCGCATCGCGGATGCAAAAACGATGATGGCAGTGTACGCTTGGCATCTATACACGCTGACAGGCCAATGGAATTAA
- a CDS encoding thiamine pyrophosphate-dependent dehydrogenase E1 component subunit alpha, whose amino-acid sequence MESQGTVETINRHKQLGLSDGQVIDMYRYMSLARKYDERSLLLQRAGKINFHVSGIGQEAGQVAAAFALDRQNDYFLPYYRDYAFVLSVGMTTRELMLSVFAKAEDPNSGGRQMPGHFGSKRLRIVTGSSPVTTQVPHAVGFALAAKMQKKKFVSFVTFGEGSSNQGDFHEACNFAGVNKLPVIIMCQNNQYAISVPVHKQLGGKVSDRALGYGFPGVRVDGNDPLEVYRVVKEARERALAGEGPTLIEAMMYRLSPHSTSDNDLAYRTKEEVDENWKKDGVAGFRNYLIGLGLWSDEQEQDLAAECNLELKAAIEYADNAPFPKPEDTLLHVYSDSDLKGGA is encoded by the coding sequence ATGGAATCCCAAGGTACTGTAGAAACGATTAACAGACATAAGCAGCTTGGACTTAGTGACGGCCAGGTCATCGATATGTACAGATATATGTCGCTCGCTCGTAAATACGATGAGCGCAGTCTGCTGCTTCAGCGCGCTGGCAAGATCAACTTTCATGTCTCCGGCATAGGCCAGGAGGCGGGTCAGGTGGCGGCGGCGTTCGCGCTGGACCGGCAAAATGATTATTTTTTACCGTATTACCGCGATTATGCTTTCGTGCTCTCAGTGGGTATGACTACACGCGAACTTATGTTGTCCGTATTCGCAAAGGCAGAAGACCCAAACAGTGGTGGGCGGCAAATGCCAGGTCACTTTGGCAGCAAACGTCTGCGTATTGTGACAGGGTCAAGCCCTGTAACCACGCAGGTCCCTCATGCGGTTGGCTTTGCTCTGGCGGCCAAAATGCAGAAGAAGAAATTCGTCTCATTTGTAACCTTCGGTGAAGGTTCCAGCAATCAGGGGGATTTTCATGAAGCTTGTAACTTTGCCGGAGTGAATAAGCTGCCGGTTATTATCATGTGCCAGAACAATCAGTACGCAATCTCTGTTCCTGTTCATAAACAGTTAGGCGGCAAGGTTAGCGACCGTGCGCTGGGTTATGGATTTCCTGGTGTGCGTGTAGACGGAAACGATCCGCTTGAGGTTTATCGTGTCGTTAAGGAAGCGCGGGAAAGAGCCCTCGCGGGTGAAGGTCCTACGCTGATTGAAGCGATGATGTACCGTTTGTCTCCACACTCCACCTCAGATAATGATCTGGCTTACCGGACCAAAGAAGAGGTTGATGAGAACTGGAAGAAGGACGGCGTAGCAGGATTCCGTAATTACTTGATCGGTCTGGGATTGTGGAGTGACGAGCAAGAACAAGATCTTGCTGCTGAATGCAATCTTGAGCTTAAAGCGGCTATCGAATATGCCGATAATGCTCCGTTCCCGAAACCGGAAGACACACTGCTGCATGTATACAGTGATTCCGACCTCAAAGGAGGGGCATAA
- a CDS encoding endonuclease Q family protein, translating into MELTTELKSFYCDLHVHIGRTSEGQAVKISGSRELTFAGIAKEAAERKGLEMIGIIDSHSPGVLRDIQRSLESGEMTLAEGGGIAYRGTTIILGTEIEIREPGRKECHVLAYMPDVERMTDFSAWMSRYMRNVNLSSQRLYAPARELQDEIYGRGGILIPAHIFTPHKGLYGCAAERMADIFDLDRIAAVELGLSADSEMAGYLSELDDFTFLTNSDAHSLGKLGREYNVMELAQPSFAELRLALEHKDGRKVSANFGLNPRLGKYHRSYCGGCGSIIDEAYVNADRCQYCGSLKLVRGVFDRILDIADRKTPLVPADRPPYHYQVPLEFIPGLGKAKMNALLQAFGTEMNILHGCGEAEIASVVGADLASMIVQARSGILELSAGGGGTYGKVVQPRK; encoded by the coding sequence ATGGAATTAACAACTGAACTGAAGAGTTTCTATTGCGATTTGCATGTTCATATTGGACGAACGTCGGAAGGTCAGGCTGTCAAAATTAGCGGCAGCCGCGAGCTTACCTTTGCGGGCATTGCCAAAGAAGCTGCAGAGCGCAAGGGACTAGAAATGATCGGTATTATAGACAGTCATTCACCTGGCGTACTGCGGGATATTCAGCGCTCTTTGGAATCTGGAGAGATGACGTTAGCTGAAGGTGGAGGGATTGCTTACCGAGGGACTACGATCATTCTGGGGACAGAGATTGAAATCCGCGAGCCTGGGCGAAAAGAGTGCCATGTGCTCGCTTACATGCCGGACGTGGAACGCATGACCGACTTTAGTGCGTGGATGAGCCGCTATATGCGGAATGTGAATCTAAGTTCCCAGCGCCTGTATGCTCCGGCTAGGGAGCTTCAGGATGAGATTTACGGGCGGGGAGGCATTCTTATCCCTGCACATATTTTCACGCCTCACAAGGGCTTGTATGGCTGTGCAGCCGAGCGTATGGCGGACATCTTTGATCTGGACCGCATAGCTGCGGTTGAACTTGGGCTGAGTGCAGATTCCGAAATGGCTGGATATCTCTCTGAACTGGATGATTTCACGTTTCTAACCAACTCAGATGCGCATTCACTGGGTAAGTTAGGGCGTGAGTATAATGTGATGGAGCTGGCACAGCCTTCGTTCGCTGAACTGCGGCTTGCACTGGAACATAAAGATGGGCGGAAGGTAAGTGCTAATTTCGGACTTAATCCGCGGCTTGGCAAATACCACCGGAGCTATTGCGGGGGCTGCGGCAGTATTATTGATGAGGCTTATGTCAACGCGGATCGTTGCCAATATTGCGGCAGTCTTAAGCTGGTTAGAGGTGTCTTCGACCGGATCCTAGATATTGCTGACCGCAAGACGCCGTTAGTGCCTGCTGACCGTCCACCCTATCATTATCAGGTTCCGCTTGAATTTATCCCGGGGTTAGGGAAGGCGAAGATGAACGCGTTACTGCAAGCATTTGGAACTGAGATGAACATTTTACATGGTTGTGGTGAAGCGGAAATTGCCAGCGTTGTAGGTGCGGATCTGGCGTCGATGATCGTCCAGGCCCGCTCTGGCATTTTGGAGCTATCAGCAGGCGGTGGCGGGACGTACGGTAAAGTGGTACAGCCCAGAAAGTAG
- a CDS encoding DUF4227 family protein — MIVSVSKTVRKLYFMIMFVALSYLLYYAMSWLGEWLSPIENYGIPEGTAVRAFDHAEVGDDGLDARQRLRFYYWFGE; from the coding sequence ATGATTGTTTCTGTGTCCAAAACAGTGCGCAAGCTGTATTTTATGATCATGTTTGTGGCTCTAAGCTATTTACTCTACTATGCTATGAGCTGGCTAGGGGAATGGCTTAGTCCGATAGAGAACTATGGAATTCCTGAAGGCACTGCTGTTCGGGCATTTGATCACGCCGAGGTTGGTGATGATGGTCTGGATGCAAGGCAGCGCTTACGTTTCTATTACTGGTTCGGAGAATGA
- the prli42 gene encoding stressosome-associated protein Prli42, with amino-acid sequence MQRNKWFKIFIYVMLFAMIASTLFMVIEPFLAG; translated from the coding sequence ATGCAACGTAATAAATGGTTCAAGATCTTCATCTACGTCATGTTGTTTGCCATGATTGCCTCTACGCTATTTATGGTTATCGAGCCGTTCCTTGCAGGTTAA
- the lipB gene encoding lipoyl(octanoyl) transferase LipB, with translation MKNTDFRKLQISYDPIMEYGTAWELQKESVHAIDSGEQPERLILLQHPPTYTIGSQNHPEHLLLDQEQLEEKGIALFEIDRGGDITYHGPGQLVGYPILKLGEDGKVDLHGYLRSLEAVIIDYLASYGIVGDRKPEYTGVWVGDEKICAIGVKFNKSKFRRGFITSHGFAFNISEGIAARGFQGIIPCGITDFGITSLEECAGRRFELQEVARELVPYFLKHFPYEELMDTFCDMAKAD, from the coding sequence ATGAAAAATACGGATTTTCGTAAGCTGCAGATTTCATATGACCCCATTATGGAGTATGGGACGGCCTGGGAGCTGCAAAAAGAAAGTGTGCATGCCATTGATTCTGGCGAGCAGCCGGAGCGACTTATTCTTTTGCAGCATCCGCCTACCTATACTATCGGTTCACAAAATCATCCTGAACATCTTCTCTTGGATCAAGAGCAGCTCGAAGAAAAAGGAATCGCGCTGTTTGAAATCGATCGCGGAGGAGATATTACATATCACGGACCAGGTCAGCTTGTAGGTTATCCGATCCTTAAGCTCGGAGAGGATGGCAAAGTGGATTTGCATGGGTACTTGCGCAGTCTGGAGGCTGTTATTATTGATTATTTGGCATCCTACGGAATTGTCGGAGATCGTAAACCGGAGTATACCGGAGTCTGGGTTGGCGATGAGAAGATCTGTGCTATTGGTGTGAAGTTTAATAAGAGTAAATTTCGAAGAGGTTTTATTACCAGTCATGGTTTTGCTTTTAACATTTCTGAGGGGATTGCGGCGCGCGGGTTTCAAGGGATTATTCCATGCGGGATCACCGATTTTGGAATAACTTCTCTAGAGGAATGTGCAGGTCGTCGATTTGAGCTTCAAGAGGTGGCTAGAGAGCTGGTCCCATATTTCTTGAAACATTTTCCATATGAAGAGCTGATGGATACTTTCTGTGATATGGCAAAGGCTGATTAA
- a CDS encoding dihydrolipoamide acetyltransferase family protein — MSDNQKLTDVIMPQLAESLVSATIGKWLKKPGDPVEQYEPICELITDKVNAELPSTIDGVMGELLAEEGQVVNVGEVICRIAVPVAASAAAPSTNQTTIASNASNDVAGQKSTANAGDSMRARYSPAVQTLAAEHNIDLSLVTGTGMGGRITRKDVLTFLEKGGATSAASTPASQPAPSVSQPPAPQFVQTEVKKAEEPLRHSGLHLSESPRIPTIEVEGGRGSSSEYLIDVTPIRNTIATRMRQSVSEIPHAWTMIEVDVTNLVALRNKHKEEFKRKEGINLTYLAFMMKAVVSAIKDYPIMNSVWAVDKIIVKRDINISLAVGTEDSVITPVIKKADQKNVAGLAREIDELAQKTREGKLSLEDLQGGTFTVNNTGSFGSILSYPIINYPQAAILTFESIVKKPVVINDMIAVRSMANICLSLDHRILDGVICGRFLQRVKDNIEGYTPDTKLY; from the coding sequence ATGTCTGACAACCAAAAGTTGACTGACGTGATCATGCCGCAGCTGGCGGAATCGCTAGTATCGGCGACGATCGGCAAATGGCTGAAGAAACCGGGCGATCCGGTAGAGCAATACGAACCAATATGTGAGCTTATTACAGATAAAGTAAATGCTGAATTACCTTCAACGATCGATGGAGTTATGGGTGAACTATTAGCGGAAGAAGGCCAGGTTGTCAATGTCGGCGAAGTCATTTGTCGTATAGCCGTGCCTGTGGCTGCCTCTGCTGCTGCTCCAAGTACGAATCAGACGACAATTGCATCGAATGCTTCTAATGATGTTGCAGGGCAGAAGTCCACTGCAAATGCTGGCGATTCGATGCGTGCTCGTTATTCTCCTGCAGTACAGACACTGGCTGCTGAGCATAACATTGATCTATCGTTGGTTACTGGTACAGGTATGGGTGGCAGAATTACCCGTAAAGATGTGCTGACCTTCTTAGAAAAAGGTGGAGCTACATCCGCAGCTTCAACTCCTGCTAGTCAGCCTGCCCCGTCTGTATCACAACCACCAGCTCCACAGTTTGTTCAAACCGAAGTGAAGAAAGCGGAAGAGCCTCTTCGCCATTCCGGGCTACATTTGAGCGAATCTCCGCGTATTCCAACGATAGAGGTTGAGGGTGGACGAGGAAGCAGTTCGGAATATCTGATTGATGTAACACCAATCCGAAACACAATTGCTACAAGAATGCGCCAGAGTGTCTCGGAGATTCCACATGCTTGGACGATGATTGAGGTGGACGTGACTAATCTGGTAGCGCTGCGCAATAAACATAAGGAAGAATTCAAGCGCAAGGAAGGCATCAATCTAACCTATCTGGCTTTCATGATGAAGGCTGTTGTGAGTGCGATTAAGGATTACCCGATTATGAACTCTGTCTGGGCTGTAGACAAAATTATTGTCAAACGTGATATCAATATCTCGTTAGCGGTAGGTACAGAAGATTCGGTTATCACTCCTGTGATTAAGAAGGCTGATCAGAAAAATGTCGCTGGGTTGGCTCGTGAGATTGATGAATTGGCACAAAAAACACGCGAAGGCAAACTTAGTCTGGAAGATTTGCAGGGAGGGACTTTCACTGTAAATAATACAGGCTCGTTTGGCTCCATTCTTTCTTATCCAATCATTAACTATCCACAAGCAGCGATTCTGACCTTTGAATCGATTGTGAAAAAGCCTGTGGTCATCAATGATATGATTGCTGTTCGCTCAATGGCTAATATTTGTCTGTCCCTGGATCACCGGATTCTGGACGGAGTCATTTGTGGCCGTTTCTTGCAACGCGTCAAGGATAATATAGAAGGATATACACCGGACACTAAGCTCTATTAA
- a CDS encoding alpha-ketoacid dehydrogenase subunit beta codes for MAIMEYIDAIRLAMKEEMERDDSVFVLGEDVGLKGGVFTTTKGLQEQFGEERVMDTPLAESAIAGVAVGAAMYGMKPIAEMQYSDFMLPATNQIISEAAKIRYRSNNDWSCPVVIRAPIGGGVFGGLYHSQCPESIFFGTPGLKIVAPYSAYDAKGLLKAAVRDPDPVLFFENKKCYKLIKEEVPEGDYTVPIGEANLLREGTDITVIGYSLPLHFAMQAAEELEREEGITAHILDLRTLQPLDRDAIIAAARQTGKVLIVHEDNKTGGIGGEVAAIIAEHCLFELDAPIFRLCGPDVPAMPISPPMEKFFMLSKEKVKAEMLRLAQY; via the coding sequence ATGGCTATAATGGAATATATCGATGCCATCAGGCTCGCGATGAAGGAAGAAATGGAGCGCGATGATTCCGTGTTCGTGCTTGGTGAGGACGTTGGTCTCAAAGGCGGCGTATTTACCACAACTAAAGGTCTACAGGAACAGTTTGGCGAAGAGCGGGTTATGGATACACCCCTCGCTGAATCAGCGATTGCTGGTGTAGCCGTCGGAGCAGCTATGTACGGAATGAAACCAATTGCTGAAATGCAATACTCCGACTTTATGCTTCCAGCGACGAATCAAATCATTAGTGAAGCGGCTAAAATCCGTTATCGTTCAAATAACGATTGGAGTTGCCCGGTTGTCATTCGTGCCCCTATTGGCGGCGGGGTGTTCGGCGGTTTGTATCATTCACAGTGTCCAGAATCGATTTTCTTTGGTACACCTGGATTGAAGATTGTAGCGCCTTACTCCGCTTATGATGCTAAAGGTTTGTTGAAGGCAGCCGTACGTGATCCTGATCCGGTTCTTTTCTTTGAGAACAAAAAGTGTTACAAGCTGATCAAGGAAGAAGTGCCGGAAGGGGATTACACCGTTCCAATTGGCGAAGCTAATCTGTTGCGTGAGGGAACGGATATTACGGTGATTGGCTACAGTCTTCCGCTGCATTTTGCTATGCAGGCTGCGGAAGAATTGGAACGCGAGGAAGGAATTACAGCACATATTCTTGATCTGCGTACCTTGCAACCGCTGGATCGTGATGCGATTATTGCTGCTGCCCGTCAGACCGGTAAGGTATTGATTGTGCATGAAGATAATAAAACAGGCGGAATTGGCGGCGAAGTGGCGGCCATTATCGCTGAGCATTGTCTGTTCGAGCTGGATGCACCGATCTTCCGTCTCTGTGGTCCCGATGTTCCGGCGATGCCAATCAGCCCGCCAATGGAGAAGTTCTTCATGCTTAGCAAAGAAAAAGTGAAGGCGGAAATGCTTCGACTGGCGCAATATTAA
- the xerD gene encoding site-specific tyrosine recombinase XerD has protein sequence MKSHLQPFLHYLSGDKGLSPNTLESYGRDVSQFLEFAEERGAEQPEEIRRAHVMLYLGSLRGAGRATATLNRNAVSLRAFFHYLLKERLIEQDPTLDMETMKPDKKPPMVLAVSEVERLLAAPDVSTAQGMRDKAMLELLYATGIKVSELISLNVDDVHTDMKFARCTGTSGKERVVPIGTIAAESVAAYTSLMRDKLLRGHQEEPAMFLNSLGGRLTRQGFWKIIKKYAREANIEQDITPHTLRHSFAAHLLEGGADLRSVQQMLGHADISTTQIYNGIARKNMKEVYESHHPRAR, from the coding sequence ATGAAGTCACACTTGCAGCCTTTTTTACATTATTTGTCCGGAGATAAAGGCTTGTCCCCGAATACACTGGAATCTTACGGTAGGGATGTATCGCAGTTTCTAGAGTTTGCTGAAGAGCGGGGGGCTGAACAGCCTGAAGAAATCCGAAGAGCTCATGTGATGTTATATCTTGGCTCCTTACGCGGAGCGGGAAGAGCCACTGCAACGCTCAACAGAAACGCGGTGTCCCTGCGGGCCTTTTTTCATTATTTGTTGAAGGAACGTTTAATTGAGCAGGATCCAACACTGGACATGGAAACCATGAAGCCTGATAAGAAGCCACCTATGGTGCTTGCGGTTTCGGAGGTTGAGCGGCTGCTGGCTGCTCCAGATGTGAGTACAGCACAAGGGATGCGCGATAAGGCAATGCTGGAATTGCTCTACGCAACGGGAATAAAGGTTTCTGAATTGATTTCTCTTAACGTAGACGATGTGCATACGGACATGAAGTTTGCGCGCTGTACAGGGACTTCGGGCAAGGAACGAGTGGTTCCCATTGGAACCATTGCTGCTGAGAGTGTAGCAGCTTACACTTCTCTTATGCGGGACAAGCTGCTTCGTGGTCATCAGGAGGAGCCGGCCATGTTCCTGAATAGCCTGGGTGGGCGATTAACCCGCCAGGGGTTCTGGAAAATCATAAAAAAATACGCACGGGAAGCAAACATTGAGCAGGATATTACACCGCATACGCTTAGGCATTCCTTCGCCGCCCATTTACTGGAAGGTGGAGCAGATTTGCGTTCCGTACAACAAATGCTGGGTCATGCTGATATTTCGACGACTCAGATTTATAACGGTATCGCCCGTAAGAATATGAAGGAAGTATATGAGAGCCATCATCCCAGAGCGCGCTGA